In the genome of Fuerstiella sp., one region contains:
- a CDS encoding shikimate kinase, which translates to MVITLIGYRGSGKSVVAGLLADMLDLSSIDSDDVIEARAGRSIAEIFAQDGEPEFRRIEQDVIRDLTGQDALIIAAGGGAILDLQNRQRMKESGPVVWLQASVPQLARRIRQDQSTANRRPSLTGQSVEDEIETVLTVRFPLYADASTIRINTDGLSPDQVATEIRSQLSAEGRCS; encoded by the coding sequence ATGGTCATCACCCTGATCGGATATCGAGGTTCCGGCAAATCCGTGGTCGCCGGACTGCTGGCCGATATGCTCGATCTGTCCTCGATTGACAGCGATGATGTCATTGAAGCCCGCGCCGGGCGTTCGATTGCTGAAATCTTTGCCCAGGATGGTGAGCCGGAATTTCGTCGAATCGAACAGGATGTGATTCGTGATCTTACCGGGCAGGATGCTCTGATCATCGCCGCCGGAGGGGGAGCGATTCTTGATCTGCAAAATCGTCAAAGAATGAAAGAATCGGGCCCGGTCGTGTGGCTGCAGGCCAGTGTTCCGCAGCTGGCCCGTCGCATCCGGCAGGATCAGTCCACGGCGAATCGACGCCCCAGTCTGACCGGGCAGTCGGTGGAGGATGAAATCGAAACCGTGCTGACAGTTCGATTTCCTCTCTACGCAGATGCCAGTACGATCAGAATCAACACGGACGGGCTGAGTCCGGATCAGGTTGCCACAGAAATCAGGAGCCAATTGTCGGCAGAGGGACGTTGTTCATGA
- the aroE gene encoding shikimate dehydrogenase gives MRAQHEELAEQKAELVELRLDWMHTRPDVGRLLRDRPTPVVITCRRQQDRGQWTGTEEQRRSILREAIALGAEYVDLEIDIAGSVERYGDTQRIVSFHNFEETPPDLHQIYSEMTKCDPDVIKIVTMANSQEDNVRMLQLVQQATVPTVGFCMGEFGIASRLLCGKFGSPFTYAGFSRSREMAPGQLTFAEVRNMYRFNRITDRTRIFAVVGDPIAHSMSPLLHNAAFRKVGYDAVYLPLRIPEGALETTLNDLNPLNFSGFSVTIPHKQEAVQVADVLDAAVDEIGAANTLFKHGAEWQATNTDCDAIEQTVIDGLKKLPNRTPEIADKRVLVLGAGGAARAAVQAMLHHGARVVISNRSPTRGQQLAGEMECMFLQWENRSIEEYDVLINCTPVGMYPEVDETPFFDHWMRESTLVFDTVYNPENTLLLKQARERGCVTASGVEMFVRQAARQFEIFTGQAAPREYMEETMRRAMTVGSR, from the coding sequence ATGAGGGCTCAGCACGAAGAGCTGGCGGAACAGAAGGCTGAACTTGTCGAACTCCGTCTCGACTGGATGCACACGCGCCCTGATGTTGGCAGGTTGCTCAGAGATCGTCCGACTCCTGTTGTGATTACCTGTCGCCGTCAGCAGGATCGAGGCCAGTGGACAGGAACTGAGGAACAGAGGCGGTCGATTCTTCGTGAAGCCATTGCGCTGGGTGCGGAGTATGTCGATCTGGAAATTGACATTGCCGGCAGTGTCGAACGTTACGGTGATACTCAGCGGATTGTCAGCTTTCACAATTTTGAAGAAACACCGCCGGACCTGCATCAGATTTATTCTGAGATGACGAAGTGTGATCCTGATGTGATCAAAATCGTCACCATGGCAAATTCTCAGGAAGACAACGTCCGTATGCTGCAGCTTGTGCAGCAGGCAACCGTTCCCACTGTGGGATTCTGTATGGGAGAATTTGGAATTGCCAGTCGACTGCTTTGTGGAAAATTCGGGTCGCCATTCACATATGCCGGCTTCAGTCGCAGTCGGGAAATGGCGCCGGGGCAGTTGACGTTCGCTGAAGTCCGTAACATGTATCGATTTAACAGGATCACCGATCGTACACGGATTTTCGCAGTCGTAGGAGACCCCATCGCTCACAGTATGAGTCCGCTGCTGCATAACGCGGCCTTTCGCAAGGTGGGATACGACGCAGTCTACCTGCCGCTGCGGATTCCCGAGGGAGCTTTGGAAACCACGCTCAACGATCTGAATCCGTTGAACTTTAGCGGCTTCAGTGTCACGATTCCTCACAAACAGGAGGCCGTCCAGGTGGCTGATGTCCTGGATGCAGCGGTGGATGAAATTGGTGCGGCCAACACTCTGTTTAAACACGGGGCGGAGTGGCAGGCCACAAATACAGACTGCGATGCGATCGAACAAACCGTGATCGATGGACTGAAAAAACTGCCAAACCGGACACCGGAGATTGCGGATAAACGCGTACTCGTCCTGGGGGCGGGCGGGGCTGCCCGAGCGGCCGTGCAGGCCATGCTGCATCACGGGGCCCGAGTTGTGATTTCAAACCGCAGTCCGACACGTGGACAGCAGCTGGCAGGAGAAATGGAATGCATGTTCCTGCAGTGGGAAAATCGCAGTATCGAAGAGTACGACGTTCTGATCAACTGTACGCCGGTGGGGATGTATCCCGAGGTCGACGAAACTCCGTTTTTTGATCACTGGATGCGGGAATCAACGTTAGTGTTCGATACTGTTTACAATCCGGAAAATACACTGTTGCTGAAACAGGCGCGTGAGCGCGGATGTGTGACGGCCAGCGGTGTCGAAATGTTTGTCCGCCAGGCAGCTCGGCAGTTTGAGATCTTTACCGGGCAGGCTGCTCCGCGGGAATACATGGAAGAAACTATGCGGCGAGCCATGACTGTCGGAAGTCGCTGA
- a CDS encoding A24 family peptidase, protein MNDTHLIVVLTVFTAGCVVGRWLYRCVLRFPEHYPLKDQLFSLCHEGDCRSCRSKEAGLQHLPLISWLLDGRCRKCRRKMDPRRPLMELLTGLLLAWLYWVEIPDYTDLVVQNSGLWTRERPPGPEIVNSLWSPLFWLHLRYLVHAVMLCGLMVATVIDFEQCIIPDGCTVPAMIFAVLLSFAAGQTWIVPLWFQDTSTANAIRRFLPEVLQGIIFEWDAVKFAIAHPHWHGLLVSLAGLLAGAGIVWLVRAIGFWTLKQEAMGDGDVVLMALIGSVVGWQPVLVVFMMAIILGVIPGLTMSWLRRDSQGPVHFPFGPWLSLAALLLLLAWQTIWPNAKAMFDFGLVLILFGLTGFLGMAVMLRVVYLVKFRLGIAGPQLEAENDWSSADHLNYYGAERPDEQTGLWAIPQWPGGRSGRGLKHNHDWRNPNQ, encoded by the coding sequence ATGAATGACACCCATCTGATCGTGGTATTGACCGTGTTCACTGCCGGTTGTGTGGTCGGACGCTGGCTGTATCGATGTGTGCTGCGGTTTCCGGAACACTATCCACTCAAAGATCAACTCTTTTCGCTGTGCCACGAAGGCGACTGCCGATCCTGTCGATCAAAAGAAGCGGGCCTGCAGCATTTACCGCTGATCTCCTGGTTGCTGGACGGCCGCTGTCGAAAGTGTCGCCGAAAAATGGATCCACGCCGACCTCTGATGGAATTGCTTACCGGACTGTTACTGGCCTGGCTGTATTGGGTGGAAATTCCGGACTATACGGATCTGGTGGTACAGAACAGCGGACTGTGGACCAGGGAGCGACCGCCAGGCCCGGAAATCGTCAACAGCCTGTGGAGTCCTCTGTTCTGGCTGCACCTGCGTTACCTGGTTCATGCTGTGATGCTGTGCGGACTGATGGTGGCTACTGTGATTGATTTTGAACAGTGCATCATTCCCGACGGCTGTACGGTTCCGGCCATGATTTTTGCCGTGCTGTTGTCCTTTGCTGCGGGACAAACCTGGATCGTTCCACTGTGGTTCCAGGATACAAGTACCGCCAACGCAATACGTCGTTTCCTGCCGGAGGTACTGCAGGGCATTATTTTCGAATGGGATGCCGTCAAGTTCGCGATCGCGCATCCTCACTGGCACGGTCTGCTGGTCAGTCTGGCTGGATTACTGGCGGGAGCCGGAATTGTCTGGCTCGTTCGAGCCATCGGATTCTGGACACTCAAACAGGAAGCCATGGGCGATGGTGATGTGGTTCTGATGGCGCTCATTGGCAGTGTCGTCGGCTGGCAGCCTGTGCTGGTTGTGTTCATGATGGCCATCATACTTGGCGTGATCCCTGGACTTACCATGTCATGGTTACGACGAGATTCACAGGGGCCGGTTCATTTTCCATTCGGACCCTGGCTGAGTCTGGCTGCTCTGCTGCTGCTTTTGGCATGGCAAACGATCTGGCCGAATGCCAAAGCGATGTTCGATTTTGGGCTGGTCCTGATTCTGTTCGGCCTGACTGGATTTTTGGGCATGGCCGTGATGCTGCGGGTCGTCTATCTGGTCAAGTTCAGACTGGGTATTGCCGGACCGCAACTGGAGGCAGAAAATGACTGGTCATCCGCCGATCATCTGAATTACTACGGAGCCGAAAGACCCGATGAACAAACCGGACTATGGGCAATACCGCAATGGCCTGGTGGACGCTCGGGGCGTGGCCTCAAACACAACCACGACTGGCGAAACCCGAATCAGTGA